Proteins from one Juglans microcarpa x Juglans regia isolate MS1-56 chromosome 1S, Jm3101_v1.0, whole genome shotgun sequence genomic window:
- the LOC121246023 gene encoding eukaryotic translation initiation factor 2A yields the protein MASIDPSLALEILVRGPEGFCLWNGPPFSNGQPGIKIEKVPCSNAKFSEDGSRLMVMKSDSVISIYDCRSSKEIRSFQVPNVAAANLSPCGNFFQTFQKSSTPQDKNVNLWKIETGDSVYNHFQKNTTTATWPSIRFSSDEAVACRLATNEIQFFDAQDFSKGVVYRLRVPGVAAIELSKAPGSHVAVFVPESKGVPASIQIFSCGKDSQSQPIARRSFFRCSTVQLNWNRGSSGLLVVVQSDVDKTNQSYYGESKLNYLTTDGTYEGVVSLRKEGPVHDVQWSYSGSEFAVVYGFMPAKATVFDKKCNPLLELGTGPYNTIRWNPKGKFLCLAGFGNLPGDMAFWDYTEKKQLGTTKAEWSVTSEWSPDGRYFMTATTAPRLQVDNGIKIFHHNGSLYFKKMFDKLYQVDWKPESPDKYPEIVELIKSIDSLKVEGTKPQGQGSKSSQASTKTTSNNPPAQKPAAYRPPHAKNAAAVQAELFGESPQEAMSKNALRNKKKREKQKEKKAAEAGGGS from the exons ATGGCTTCCATTGACCCCTCACTAGCTTTGGAGATTTTAG TTAGGGGACCAGAAGGGTTTTGTCTCTGGAACGGGCCCCCATTCAGCAATGGTCAACCTGGTATCAAGATTGAAAAGGTTCCTTGCAGTAATGCAAAGTTCAGTGAAGATGGATCCAGACTCATGGTGATGAAATCTGATTCCGTGATTAGCATCTATGACTGCAGAAGCTCCAAAGAAATCAGATCTTTTCAAGTCCCCAATGTAGCTGCAGCCAACTTGTCCCCATGTGGGAATTTTTTTCAAACCTTTCAAAAATCCTCAACTCCACAGGACAAAAATGTGAATTTATGGAAGATTGAAACTGGTGATTCTGTTTATAACCACTTTcaaaaaaacacaacaacagCCACATG GCCCTCAATTCGATTTAGCTCTGATGAAGCTGTTGCATGTCGACTGGCAACTAATGAGATCCAATTTTTTGATGCTCAAGATTTCTCCAAAGGAGTTGTCTATAGGCTAAGAGTTCCTGGAGTGGCAGCAATTGAGCTTTCTAAGGCACCTGGGTCCCATGTGGCAGTATTTGTTCCAGAATCTAAG GGGGTTCCTGCCAGCATCCAGATATTTTCCTGTGGAAAAGATTCACAGAGTCAACCTATTGCTCGTCGGAGTTTTTTCCGATGTTCAACAGTGCAATTAAATTGGAATCGTGGCTCATCTGGACTTCTAGTTGTGGTGCAGTCTGATGTTGATAAGACCAACCAGAGTTACTATGGAGAATCAAAGCTAAACTACTTGACTACAGATGGGACATATGAAGGAGTTGTGTCTCTTC GTAAAGAGGGTCCTGTTCATGATGTTCAGTGGTCTTACTCTGGTTCAGAGTTTGCCGTTGTTTATGGAT TTATGCCCGCTAAAGCAACTGTGTTTGACAAGAAGTGTAATCCTCTGCTTGAGCTTGGAACAGGCCCTTACAACACTATCCGCTGGAACCCGAAAGGGAAAT TTCTATGTTTGGCGGGCTTCGGTAACTTACCTGGTGACATG GCATTTTGGGACTACACAGAGAAAAAGCAGCTTGGAACAACTAAGGCCGAATGGTCCGTTACAAGTGAGTGGTCTCCAGATGGCCGGTATTTCATGACTGCAACAACAGCTCCGAGACTACAAGTTGACAATGG GATTAAAATTTTCCACCACAATGGGTCCTTGTACTTCAAGAAGATGTTTGACAAGTTGTACCAG GTCGATTGGAAACCGGAGTCACCTGATAAGTATCCTGAAATTGTGGAACTCATCAAGTCTATTGACTCTTTAAAGGTTGAAGGCACCAAACCACAAG GACAAGGGTCAAAATCTTCCCAGGCCTCCACAAAAACCACCTCCAACAACCCTCCTGCACAGAAACCTGCAGCATATCGCCCACCACATGCTAAGAATGCTGCTGCCGTTCAGGCAGAG CTATTTGGGGAGAGTCCTCAAGA AGCAATGAGCAAGAATGCTttgagaaacaagaaaaaaagggagaaacagaaggaaaaaaaggctGCTGAGGCTGGTGGTGGTTCATGA
- the LOC121246025 gene encoding something about silencing protein 10 isoform X2 has product MGKRGKGQKKDYKTPKRTARDDDVLLSDMDDEIDAFHKQRDVVPLDVNVGVGESDEEEELPVFDLKGVNGDEDDDDDDDDGDISDDTQETGFAAKIARQQKFLREKFGGVEDDMHEDEDEDEQEAIWGGKMNQYYSADNRDFERQSSDDEDLAIEEEEALKLQRQKAKSLSMEDFGLEDVNEDESDRELTLEEISTKGKNRKEPPVRKETIDDMGMAYEVKKDLNALSREEQMDVLYSSAPELVGLLSELNDALEQLESKVNPLLSKVKKGETLMEGGIRYLEVKQLLLLSYCQAITFYLLLKSEGQPIRDHPVLARLVEIKSLLDKIKQLDGNLPSELEKFLSNNQGVDVVVKLGEENATDQDPHPSVETQEATMLHDTNKSENVVYLKDKENKAGKRKRQSEQVGGQSMEMLKVRAALEERLKQKGFLSSIVPKPNKAQKYLKPVNGQLVMYNDFDDDAIDVGSTRFGNDPASSLSSSKLSQIVAAKQNKPKVVSGDDDLPMRDDIGERRRKHELRVLAGAGIKSQDGFGDEVGNIDADEDADMEDGDAETEDNDAGDSEDEYYKQVKQLRAAKLAAKAEMYSRTSAVPSLPETIDGKRQITYQMEKNRGLTRNRKKQIKNPRKKYKEQHKKKVNRRKGQVQEIKKPSGPYGGEATGINIGTSRSVRFKN; this is encoded by the exons ATGGGTAAGAGAGGGAAGGGACAGAAGAAAGACTACAAAACCCCTAAGAGAACTGCCCGCGACGATGACGTTCTATTGTCTGACATGGACGACGAAATCGACGCCT TTCACAAGCAGAGGGATGTTGTTCCGCTTGATGTGAATGTTGGTGTTGGGGAGtcagatgaagaagaagagctgCCTGTCTTTGATCTCAAG GGTGTCAATGGTGATGaggacgacgacgacgacgacgacgacggcGATATCAGTGACGATACCCAAGAAACTGGCTTTGCTGCAAAAA TTGCTAGGCAACAGAAATTTTTACGGGAGAAGTTTGGTGGTGTTGAGGATGACATGCatgaagatgaggatgaggatgaaCAAGAAGCCATATGGGGTGGAAAAATGAATCAATATTATTCTGCTGATAATCGTGATTTTGAG AGACAATCAAGTGATGATGAGGACCTTGCAATAGAGGAGGAAGAGGCTTTGAAATTGCAGAGGCAGAAAGCAAAATCTTTATCAATGGAAGACTTTGGCCTTGAAGATGTTAATGAAGATGAGAGTGATAGGGAATTAACTCTAGAG GAAATATCGACCaaaggaaaaaacagaaaagaaccTCCAGTGAGAAAAGAAACCATAGATGACATGGGCATGGCTTATGAGGTTAAGAAAGATTTAAATGCTCTATCAAGGGAGGAACAAATGGATGTTTTATATAG TTCTGCGCCAGAATTAGTTGGTTTGCTATCAGAGCTCAATGATGCACTTGAACAGCTTGAAAGTAAAGTGAATCCACTTCTGAGTAAG GTTAAAAAGGGGGAAACCCTGATGGAAGGGGGAATCCGCTATTTGGAGGTGAAGCAGCTTCTTTTGCTCTCCTATTGCCAAGCTATAACATTCTATCTTCTTCTCAAGTCTGAAGGGCAGCCCATTCGTGATCATCCTGTGCTAGCTCGCCTTGTAGAGATCAAGAGCTTATTGGATAAG ATAAAACAACTTGATGGGAATCTTCCATCTGAACTTGAGAAATTCCTCAGTAATAATCAAGGGGTTGATGTGGTAGTAAAGTTGGGTGAGGAGAATGCTACTGATCAGGATCCCCATCCTTCTGTTGAAACCCAAGAAGCAACAATG CTGCATGACACAAACAAGTCTGAAAATGTGGTCTATTTGAAGGATAAGGAGAACAAAGCAGGAAAGCGCAAGCGTCAG AGTGAACAAGTTGGTGGTCAGAGCATGGAAATGTTAAAAGTAAGAGCTGCCCTTGAAGAAAGATTGAAGCAGAAGGGTTTTCTTAGCTCCATAGTTCCTAAACCTAATAAAGCCCAGAAATATTTGAAACCGGTTAATGG ACAGCTCGTGATGTATAatgattttgatgatgatgCTATAGATGTGGGGTCCACACGATTTGGTAATGATCCTGCAAGCTCATTGAGCTCAAGCAAACTTTCCCAAATTGTTGCTGCTAAACAGAATAAGCCCAAG GTGGTTTCTGGTGATGATGATTTACCTATGAGGGATGATATTGGAGAAAGGCGGAGGAAGCATGAGCTTCGAGTGTTGGCTGGAGCTGGAATCAAATCTCAGGATGGGTTTGGAGATGAAGTTGGCAacattgatgctgatgaggatgCTGACATGGAGGATGGAGATGCTGAAACGGAGGATAATGATGCAGGAGATTCAGAGGATGAGTATTATAAACAAGTCAAACAACTAAGAGCTGCAAAACTTGCTGCTAAAGCTGAGATGTATTCAAG GACCTCAGCAGTCCCATCTCTTCCTGAAACCATAGATGGAAAACGCCAGATCACTTATCAG ATGGAGAAGAACCGGGGGTTGACTCGTAATCGTAAGAAGCAGATAAAAAATCCAAGGAAGAAGTACAAG GAACAACACAAGAAAAAAGTAAATCGTCGGAAGGGGCAGGTGCAAGAGATTAAGAAACCTAGTGGTCCATATGGTGGGGAAGCCACTGGAATTAATATAGGAACCAGTCGGAGCGTCAGATTCAAGAACTAG
- the LOC121246025 gene encoding something about silencing protein 10 isoform X1, translating into MGKRGKGQKKDYKTPKRTARDDDVLLSDMDDEIDAFHKQRDVVPLDVNVGVGESDEEEELPVFDLKGVNGDEDDDDDDDDGDISDDTQETGFAAKIARQQKFLREKFGGVEDDMHEDEDEDEQEAIWGGKMNQYYSADNRDFERQSSDDEDLAIEEEEALKLQRQKAKSLSMEDFGLEDVNEDESDRELTLEEISTKGKNRKEPPVRKETIDDMGMAYEVKKDLNALSREEQMDVLYSSAPELVGLLSELNDALEQLESKVNPLLSKVKKGETLMEGGIRYLEVKQLLLLSYCQAITFYLLLKSEGQPIRDHPVLARLVEIKSLLDKIKQLDGNLPSELEKFLSNNQGVDVVVKLGEENATDQDPHPSVETQEATMQLHDTNKSENVVYLKDKENKAGKRKRQSEQVGGQSMEMLKVRAALEERLKQKGFLSSIVPKPNKAQKYLKPVNGQLVMYNDFDDDAIDVGSTRFGNDPASSLSSSKLSQIVAAKQNKPKVVSGDDDLPMRDDIGERRRKHELRVLAGAGIKSQDGFGDEVGNIDADEDADMEDGDAETEDNDAGDSEDEYYKQVKQLRAAKLAAKAEMYSRTSAVPSLPETIDGKRQITYQMEKNRGLTRNRKKQIKNPRKKYKEQHKKKVNRRKGQVQEIKKPSGPYGGEATGINIGTSRSVRFKN; encoded by the exons ATGGGTAAGAGAGGGAAGGGACAGAAGAAAGACTACAAAACCCCTAAGAGAACTGCCCGCGACGATGACGTTCTATTGTCTGACATGGACGACGAAATCGACGCCT TTCACAAGCAGAGGGATGTTGTTCCGCTTGATGTGAATGTTGGTGTTGGGGAGtcagatgaagaagaagagctgCCTGTCTTTGATCTCAAG GGTGTCAATGGTGATGaggacgacgacgacgacgacgacgacggcGATATCAGTGACGATACCCAAGAAACTGGCTTTGCTGCAAAAA TTGCTAGGCAACAGAAATTTTTACGGGAGAAGTTTGGTGGTGTTGAGGATGACATGCatgaagatgaggatgaggatgaaCAAGAAGCCATATGGGGTGGAAAAATGAATCAATATTATTCTGCTGATAATCGTGATTTTGAG AGACAATCAAGTGATGATGAGGACCTTGCAATAGAGGAGGAAGAGGCTTTGAAATTGCAGAGGCAGAAAGCAAAATCTTTATCAATGGAAGACTTTGGCCTTGAAGATGTTAATGAAGATGAGAGTGATAGGGAATTAACTCTAGAG GAAATATCGACCaaaggaaaaaacagaaaagaaccTCCAGTGAGAAAAGAAACCATAGATGACATGGGCATGGCTTATGAGGTTAAGAAAGATTTAAATGCTCTATCAAGGGAGGAACAAATGGATGTTTTATATAG TTCTGCGCCAGAATTAGTTGGTTTGCTATCAGAGCTCAATGATGCACTTGAACAGCTTGAAAGTAAAGTGAATCCACTTCTGAGTAAG GTTAAAAAGGGGGAAACCCTGATGGAAGGGGGAATCCGCTATTTGGAGGTGAAGCAGCTTCTTTTGCTCTCCTATTGCCAAGCTATAACATTCTATCTTCTTCTCAAGTCTGAAGGGCAGCCCATTCGTGATCATCCTGTGCTAGCTCGCCTTGTAGAGATCAAGAGCTTATTGGATAAG ATAAAACAACTTGATGGGAATCTTCCATCTGAACTTGAGAAATTCCTCAGTAATAATCAAGGGGTTGATGTGGTAGTAAAGTTGGGTGAGGAGAATGCTACTGATCAGGATCCCCATCCTTCTGTTGAAACCCAAGAAGCAACAATG CAGCTGCATGACACAAACAAGTCTGAAAATGTGGTCTATTTGAAGGATAAGGAGAACAAAGCAGGAAAGCGCAAGCGTCAG AGTGAACAAGTTGGTGGTCAGAGCATGGAAATGTTAAAAGTAAGAGCTGCCCTTGAAGAAAGATTGAAGCAGAAGGGTTTTCTTAGCTCCATAGTTCCTAAACCTAATAAAGCCCAGAAATATTTGAAACCGGTTAATGG ACAGCTCGTGATGTATAatgattttgatgatgatgCTATAGATGTGGGGTCCACACGATTTGGTAATGATCCTGCAAGCTCATTGAGCTCAAGCAAACTTTCCCAAATTGTTGCTGCTAAACAGAATAAGCCCAAG GTGGTTTCTGGTGATGATGATTTACCTATGAGGGATGATATTGGAGAAAGGCGGAGGAAGCATGAGCTTCGAGTGTTGGCTGGAGCTGGAATCAAATCTCAGGATGGGTTTGGAGATGAAGTTGGCAacattgatgctgatgaggatgCTGACATGGAGGATGGAGATGCTGAAACGGAGGATAATGATGCAGGAGATTCAGAGGATGAGTATTATAAACAAGTCAAACAACTAAGAGCTGCAAAACTTGCTGCTAAAGCTGAGATGTATTCAAG GACCTCAGCAGTCCCATCTCTTCCTGAAACCATAGATGGAAAACGCCAGATCACTTATCAG ATGGAGAAGAACCGGGGGTTGACTCGTAATCGTAAGAAGCAGATAAAAAATCCAAGGAAGAAGTACAAG GAACAACACAAGAAAAAAGTAAATCGTCGGAAGGGGCAGGTGCAAGAGATTAAGAAACCTAGTGGTCCATATGGTGGGGAAGCCACTGGAATTAATATAGGAACCAGTCGGAGCGTCAGATTCAAGAACTAG